ccccatgacattatggaaatgttcttgatactgtgtggaaatgcctgcccttgtccttgccacgaattgtactaatctcacactatgtaatccaccttgagtctcagtgagaaaggcagaatataaataacataaataaagtaaaataaaacagcatgtaaCGATGAAATTGCAAGCAAAATTCTCAAGCGCAGAATTGGGCTGTGACGTGAAGGTAGCTGCTTTGCCTGGACTGCCCTCCTAGCTCCCTCTTGTCGTCTCTTCCTACAGCCTCCGCAAACCAGGATGAACTCGCCACTCTGGAGTTCTTGGACCAAACCACAGTGCTGGCCTGCAGCGCCAAGGGGCAGCTGTTCCTCGCCGATATCAGGCAGCCTCAGGGTCTCCTGGGAGCTGTAGAGGATGCATCCATCGCTTCGGCCCTGGGCGGGGGGAGATGGTGTGCGGGAGTCAGGCACAACCCACTGGGGTCTGTTGGGGACCATCCCCGGATAGCTCGGCTTTCAGCAGGAGGCTGCATTGTGCTCACGGACCCCCGAAATATGACAAGCCCCCTGAAAGCGGCCACAGGGTGCAGGCCTGCCTCTAACCTCCCAGGCTCGGAGTTCCTGTGCATCTCCTTCGCTCCTCAGCTGGAAGAGTGCCTGGCTGTATCGGGTAAGATTTGGTGGAGCTTGGCCTACCTGTGGGGTTTAGCACCGCACTGGCTGTTGATGCCACGGGAGGGAAAGAGGGGGCCCAGAGGACATGGGGTGTGGAGGACACCTGAGCTGCATGTGAATCTAAGCTGACCTGCTAACATAACTGACAGGTTTTGCTTTGCCCTGGATGGCCCAATTCCTCCGCCGGCCCTAGAATGCTTGAGGCTGGGGCCCCAGGGTGCGATGCAACCTTATACCAAATCATAGCATTTGCAAGCCTCGATTTTCCCTTTCTCTAAAATGGGCATTATATTGAGCGAGGCCAAATGTCTAGATTCTCGGGGCGGGAGGGGGAACCAGCCATAACACTATTTTGCAACAAGACATCTGATGGCTTTGCAGCTTCCCTCGTGGTCAAGCCAAAGTGAGAGGTGGAAGAAGGCCCAGCGAGGGGCTAGTGAGCCCCCCTTCCCAGTCCCAAGCCAGGGATTGCAGTAACAGCGAAGTCCCAGGGAGTCCGTGTGAATGCGTCTTGGCAGtcaggagagaaagagggagcaggGATGGGGAAAGAGGCTGGGGGTCCCCCGGTGAGGGGGAAGCTGGGGGCCTGAAAGGCTGCGGGTGAGCAAAGACCTGGAAGCCACTGGGCTGGAAATATATGTGCAAGACCCACACTGCTCTGTGTTGGCCCCGAGTTTGGATGTATAGCGAGCGCCGCCCACCTCCAGTGCCGTCTTGTTTCTTAGAAGTCCTGCAGGGACGTTTGAGGTGCCGTCTTTGCCTGAAGCTCCCAGATAGAGTAACCTTCTAGCACATACCACTTCCTAGGCAGGGTGGGAGCCGCGTCGGGGAGGCATGAGCCGTGAAGTTGGATGTACGGCTAAGCCCACGTGGTGTTGGGACTCCTCCACGCCTTCAgccctttctctcttttcctctccccaaaggtTTTGATGGGACTGTCTGCATCTATGATACCCAGAGCTGGGGTCCAGCCCCCCAGGAACGCGAGCCACTCTTTGTTCACCGAGGGCACATTTTCAGCGGTGCAGAAGGAGCCGACGGCCCCGCCTTGGTGACCGCCCACACTTGGCACCCCTCCAAGCCACGGACCCTGTTATCGGCAGCCACTGATGGGTCACTGCATGTGTGGGACTGGGCTGATCCTTCTGGGGCCAGCTAGACTTACCTTCTCCCAGCACCTGGGAATGTTTCCGTCTTTTCCAGCGACCTGTTCACAAGAACCTACCTGGGACTTCCTAGCAGGAAGAGTGTGCATAGAACTAAGGAGCCCGTTTGCCCCACTCCCTGAATTTAATGCAGATTTTGCAAGCGCGTAaagatgtttgtgtgtgtttgtgcgtggAGGGTCCCATCTAATGATCCCAAACAGGGCCTATGCAAGACTTTGCCAAGGAGAAGAAGGCCTCTGCGGACGTCAGAACCAGGGAGAAGCCCAGTCAGGGATCACGTTTGCTCCACCATTTCCTGCATTTCGAGTCCCAGGGAAAGGGGTAAAAAGGCTCTGTAAAAGCCGTAATTCTCCTTGTGGAAAGACAGAGGTGGAAAACAGAGTTATTTTTATTCGAGCCCTAAATTTGCAGATGTAGGAGACTCCACCAAGGTCCAAACTAAAACCTGGGAACCAAAAATATggttttaataaaaattaaattcaGTTTTAAGTAGAGAAAAAATGCATATCCCCCAAGTGTTTCAGTAATCTTTGGAGTATATTTTGCATCTACACACACTGGGAatttgtactctgtatttctaattacaaaagaaaaaatcAATTCCATTGTACAGGCCTGGGAATGGTGGAGAAAGCATTAACATCTGGTTTTCCTGGCTTTCATTTGGCCTCTTGTAATAACTCATGACACATTAAAAGCTTTCTGAAAAGGAAGGCATTGCTGAGGTTGTGTGTGCGTGATTGTGTTGGCAGGCAGAGGGAGTGGGGGTGCGGTTTAATTGTAGCCTAGGAGGGGTTTCCCTCAGTGGCACCTGCCTTGGGGTTCCCATTCCAGGCTTGCACCCTACTTCTTAGATTAGGAGGGTAGAACTTTTAAACGGAACGTAGCCCCCAATGCTTGCAAAGCAACAATGCCAGTTTAGAAGATCAATCGGAATGGCAGACGTTTTCGCAAGGGCACAGGATtttttatctcactacagatgccaaTTTTCTGCACTTCCCACCTCTGTGCATATTACATGTTGAATTGTACCTCTGCAGTTGGATTCCAGCTAGGTCTTCTGGTAACACCCCCTTTCCACCTTCAGACCTGGATGTAAATGCCGATGGATCTTCATTCTAGTTGTATcaagggtttggactagatgaccttggaggtaccttccaaccctatgtttcTATCATTCTAGGATTCTGACTTCTGAAAGCTTATTCCTTGGGAAAAAAATTTGGtcattaaagtgctactggactctaattttGTTCTCCCACCACCAATAGTAACAGACTTAACCACCTAGAGCTGTCATAGAATTGGCACGTGATACTTGGAACTCTGcaaaagggaaggaaaagggtGTGTGCATCTTTGCCTTGGTTCATGGGGGCAGGAGACTTCATGACAGAGTTGTTCTCCTTCTCTGGTTCCCCCAtgctaggagaagtggaaggcagcagggaaagaggaagacctaaaatgagatggcttgattcattAAAGGAAGCCGctgtctccagtttgcaagatctgagcaagtctgttaatgagaggacgttttggaggtctttcattcatagggtcaccacaggTTGGAGGCGAttttgacagcacatcacacacgcACGTGGTTTCCCCAAAATGAAGCAACATGAAATGTTATGGACAAAGGGGTCATCGCAGAAATGACTTTGGGGGgcttcctggggtggggggaatgctccTATCCTGAGTGGCACCTGAGGCCGTGCTGGCTGGCTTTGCTGGAAGTAACAAAAACTTCCGTTGTTGCACAAGAAGCGGGGATGCATGCTACTTCCACAAGCTGCCACGCAAAGGGTGGATCCTCCACAGGGGGGTCAGACCAGTGGGGAAACGCTTCCacctttaaacatcccaccctTCCAGAAGATAAAAGAGATGTTTGTTCTGGGAAGAATGTCTTGCCAAAAGGAGGACTTGAACCTGTGTACAAAGTTCTCAAGTGTGTATTCTTATAAGAAGCAGTACAACGCGGTGCGATTGCATCTGGGGAGAGGCATGGAATTTCTGACACAACAGAAGCAGAggcttggtgttttttttaaagattaataaACTAGAATAATTTATTTGACAAAACACAGAAACATCACGGTCGGATACAAGGGAGGAACCAAAGAAGCAAAGGGGCCGGGGGTCAGTACAAAGGAACTACGTTACAAAATGTACCACGCTGCCTGGT
The DNA window shown above is from Eublepharis macularius isolate TG4126 chromosome 3, MPM_Emac_v1.0, whole genome shotgun sequence and carries:
- the WDR73 gene encoding WD repeat-containing protein 73, yielding MREEEEEEAGGADAWLLDSLRLYNDLHVYELHEPTRVIAWTGEKRVCVAGYDDRRRNEILRLLLPPRLFAKENQGLCPERDFKLELGGFADRPVYSLKHVPETSLLVTSGPPDSSVQVWCMEQDETDVIKPLGTIPTGKGDEPAWAKIATASSTSAWVLHGLKTSDVQVTEIESRKIVFRAASANQDELATLEFLDQTTVLACSAKGQLFLADIRQPQGLLGAVEDASIASALGGGRWCAGVRHNPLGSVGDHPRIARLSAGGCIVLTDPRNMTSPLKAATGCRPASNLPGSEFLCISFAPQLEECLAVSGFDGTVCIYDTQSWGPAPQEREPLFVHRGHIFSGAEGADGPALVTAHTWHPSKPRTLLSAATDGSLHVWDWADPSGAS